The genomic region TGCATTGGGAGACGTTCTCGTCGTCTGCGGCGGCGGCACGGGCGCCGGACTGATGCTGCGCATGCGCCAGGCCGGGTGGGGGATCCGCGCCGCCGGCCTGAACATTGGCGACACCGATTTGGAGGCCGCCGAAATGCTGGGCGCGCCGTGCGTCCTTGAGGCGCCGTTCACGGCGCTTTCCGAAGACGCCGTGCGCCAGATCGAAGCATCGGTCCAAACGGCGGCGGCCGTCGTCGTCACCGACGTCCCGTTCGGCCGGGCTAACCTCGCCAACCTGCGGGCGGCTTTGCACGCCGCCCAGGCCGACAAGCCCGTAGTCTGCCTTCAGTCCTCGGACGCGAAGTTCTCCGACCGCGACTTTACCGGCGGCGAGGCCGCCGCGCTCTGGGACGAACTCCTCGCCGCCGGCGCGATCCTAGTGACCGACGGCGACGGCGTACTGGAGGCGCTGGAGCCTCGCCAGTCACCTCAGCCTTCACGTGGGGATGACGTTTTTTAAATGATGGCGCCGGCGACAATGCGGGCCGCTGAGGCGATTACGTCTTCGCGCGCCTTGGCGTTCTTCTCGTGCTGCGTGGTGTAGATCGCGAGGAGAATGGGCGCGTGGCGGGGAGGCCAGAGTATGGCGACATCGTTGGCGGATCCGTAGTCGCCTGTCCCCGTTTTATCCCCCACAAGCCAATTGGCGGGAACGCCGGCGGCGATGCGTTTCTTGCCCGTGGTGTTGCCGCGCATCCACTCCTGCAATTGCCGGCGCTGATGCGGCGGCAGCGCGTCACCCAGCGCCAAACGCTTCAGGCTGCGCCCCATCGCTCTGGGAGTCGATGTATCGCGCAAATCTCCCGGAATTGCGGTATTGAGTTCCGTCTCCCAGCGGTCCAGATGAAAGACGCGGTCCCCGATCAAACGTGAAAACGCGGTGACGGCCGCAGGGCCACCAAGGATTTTCATCAGTTGATTCGCGGCGGTGTTGTCGCTGTACTGGAGCGCCGCCGCGCACAGCTCGGCAATCGTCATACCGTCGCCCACATGCTTCTCGGTGATTGGGGAATACGTCACGAGATCTTGCGCCGTATATCGGATGCGCCGGCCGAGCAGTTCCGGGGTCCGCGCGCTTCGATGCAGGATCGCGGACGCCAGCATAATCTTGAACGTGCTGCACAGCGGAAAGCGCTCATCGGCGCGGTAGCTCATCTGTGAGCCGTCAGCCGTGTTCAGCGCATAAACGCCCAGGCGGCCGTTCAGCGATTTTTCGAGGCTCGCGAATTGCGCCTGCGCCGATGCGGCGTCACATTCTTCGGCTCCCGTCAATAAGGCGGTCGCGGTCGTCAGCGAAAAAGCGGCCGCCGAGAGCAGAAACGCCCGGCGGCTTTCCGAGTAACTCATCTT from Capsulimonas corticalis harbors:
- the bla gene encoding class A beta-lactamase, whose amino-acid sequence is MSYSESRRAFLLSAAAFSLTTATALLTGAEECDAASAQAQFASLEKSLNGRLGVYALNTADGSQMSYRADERFPLCSTFKIMLASAILHRSARTPELLGRRIRYTAQDLVTYSPITEKHVGDGMTIAELCAAALQYSDNTAANQLMKILGGPAAVTAFSRLIGDRVFHLDRWETELNTAIPGDLRDTSTPRAMGRSLKRLALGDALPPHQRRQLQEWMRGNTTGKKRIAAGVPANWLVGDKTGTGDYGSANDVAILWPPRHAPILLAIYTTQHEKNAKAREDVIASAARIVAGAII